A stretch of the Mycolicibacterium celeriflavum genome encodes the following:
- a CDS encoding PucR family transcriptional regulator, translated as MDPRTTGLGLGQLLLALDRTMVTLIDAPRGLDMPVGSVALVDTDDVRLGLAVGPGSADMFFLLGVSDADAVRWLERQFTGAGRVPAAVFVKEPSDTIVERAVAMGAAVVAVEPRARWESLYRLVNHAFDHHGDRGDPLHDPGADLFGLAQSIADRTRGMISIEDEDSHVLAYSASNDEADELRRLTILGRAGPPEHLAWIGQWGIFDALRSSADVVHVAERPELGLRPRLAIGVHVPDAIAPRGSRFAGTIWLQQGSAPLADDVDDVLRGGAVLAARIMSRLSASPATHTRQVRELLGLSGDDVDVATLARELGIATDGRAALVGFTDPGCPAPPDVIALSAGAFRADAQIASDSGRVYVLLPQTGAPSSVMSWARGVVSTLDRELGRSLRAVVAAPLAGLAAAANARAEVDRVLDSAARHPGAIGRVTSLADARTTVLLDEIVAQVAAQPRLVDPRVRQLREQDRVLADTLGAYLDGFGDIAAVAAHLHVHPNTVRYRVRRIEKLLSTSLADPDDRLVLALGLRATEA; from the coding sequence ATGGACCCGCGGACCACCGGTCTCGGCCTGGGCCAGCTGCTGCTGGCGCTGGACCGCACCATGGTGACGCTGATCGATGCCCCGCGCGGCCTGGACATGCCGGTCGGATCGGTCGCCCTCGTCGACACCGACGACGTCCGGTTGGGATTGGCCGTCGGTCCGGGTTCGGCGGACATGTTCTTTCTGCTCGGCGTCTCCGATGCCGATGCGGTGCGCTGGCTCGAGCGGCAGTTCACCGGCGCCGGCCGGGTGCCCGCGGCGGTCTTCGTCAAGGAACCATCCGACACTATTGTCGAACGGGCGGTCGCGATGGGCGCCGCGGTGGTGGCCGTCGAGCCGCGGGCCCGTTGGGAGTCGTTGTACCGCTTGGTGAACCACGCCTTCGACCACCACGGCGATCGCGGCGACCCACTCCATGACCCGGGCGCCGACCTGTTCGGTCTCGCCCAGTCCATCGCCGACCGGACGCGCGGAATGATCAGCATCGAGGACGAGGACTCCCACGTGCTCGCCTATTCCGCATCCAACGACGAGGCCGACGAACTGCGCCGGTTGACCATCCTCGGCCGCGCCGGCCCGCCCGAACACCTTGCCTGGATCGGGCAGTGGGGCATCTTCGACGCCTTGCGTTCGAGCGCCGATGTCGTGCACGTCGCCGAGCGACCCGAGTTGGGGTTGCGACCGCGGCTGGCGATCGGTGTCCACGTGCCCGACGCGATTGCACCGCGAGGGTCGCGGTTCGCGGGAACCATCTGGCTGCAACAGGGTTCCGCGCCGCTGGCCGACGACGTCGACGACGTGCTGCGTGGCGGCGCGGTGCTGGCGGCCCGCATCATGTCCAGGCTGTCAGCCTCTCCGGCCACGCACACCAGACAGGTGCGAGAGCTGCTCGGGCTCTCCGGCGACGATGTCGATGTCGCCACGCTCGCCCGGGAACTGGGCATCGCGACCGACGGCCGCGCCGCACTCGTCGGCTTCACCGACCCCGGGTGTCCGGCGCCGCCAGACGTCATCGCGCTGAGCGCCGGCGCCTTTCGTGCCGACGCACAAATCGCGTCAGACAGCGGCCGGGTCTACGTGCTGCTGCCCCAGACCGGCGCGCCGTCGTCGGTGATGTCCTGGGCGCGCGGTGTCGTGTCGACCCTGGACCGCGAACTCGGCCGCTCACTGCGGGCGGTCGTGGCCGCTCCGCTCGCGGGTTTGGCGGCCGCCGCGAACGCCCGCGCCGAGGTGGACCGCGTGCTCGACAGCGCTGCGCGTCACCCCGGTGCGATCGGGCGCGTCACGTCGCTCGCCGACGCGCGTACCACCGTGCTTCTCGACGAGATCGTGGCTCAAGTGGCCGCGCAGCCGCGGCTGGTCGACCCGCGGGTACGTCAACTGCGCGAGCAGGATCGGGTGCTCGCCGACACGCTCGGGGCGTATCTCGACGGGTTCGGCGACATCGCCGCCGTCGCCGCCCACTTGCATGTGCATCCGAACACGGTGCGCTACCGAGTCCGTCGCATCGAGAAGCTGTTGTCGACCTCGTTGGCCGATCCCGACGACCGCCTGGTGCTCGCGCTCGGGTTGCGCGCGACCGAAGCCTAA
- the pruA gene encoding L-glutamate gamma-semialdehyde dehydrogenase has protein sequence MDAIIDVPLPANEPVRDYAPGSGERTRLLEALRSVAADPVDLPHVIGGRRRMGDGDRVDVVQPHRHSDPAGRLGTLTNATHADAVAAIDAAMAAKADWEATPFDDRAAVLLRAAELLAGPWREKICAATMLGQSKSAYQAEIDAACELIDFWRFNVAFARGILAQQPISVRGVRNRTDYRPLDGFVYAITPFNFTAIAGNLPTAPALMGNTVVWKPSPTQTFAASLTMQLLEAAGLPPGVINLLTGDGVAVSEVALADPRLAGIHFTGSTRTFQHLWREVGTNIDRYHGYPRLVGETGGKDFVVAHTSARPDVLRTALIRGAFDYQGQKCSAASRAFIPRSVWQQMGDDFLSATEELRYGDVADLSNFGGALIDDRAFAKNVKAIERAKNAHVTIAVGGEYDDSEGYFVRPTVLLSDDPTDEAFCTEYFGPILAVHVYPDDDYDRILDVVETGVKYALTGAVIADDRAAVLQAQRRLRHAAGNFYVNDKPTGAVVGQQPFGGSRASGTNDKAGSALNLLRWTSARSIKETFVPPTDHNYPHMGV, from the coding sequence ATGGACGCCATCATCGACGTGCCCCTTCCGGCCAACGAGCCGGTACGCGACTATGCGCCTGGTTCGGGTGAGCGCACCCGGCTTCTGGAAGCTCTGAGATCCGTCGCCGCCGATCCGGTGGACCTGCCGCACGTCATCGGCGGCCGGCGCCGCATGGGTGACGGTGACCGTGTCGACGTGGTGCAGCCGCACCGCCACTCTGACCCGGCTGGGCGGCTCGGCACCCTCACCAACGCCACGCACGCCGACGCCGTCGCCGCCATCGACGCCGCGATGGCAGCCAAAGCGGACTGGGAGGCCACCCCGTTCGACGACCGCGCGGCGGTGCTCCTGCGTGCAGCCGAGCTGCTCGCAGGGCCGTGGCGCGAGAAGATCTGCGCCGCCACCATGCTCGGCCAGTCCAAGTCGGCGTACCAGGCCGAGATCGACGCGGCGTGCGAACTGATCGACTTCTGGCGGTTCAACGTCGCCTTCGCGCGCGGAATCCTTGCCCAGCAACCGATCAGCGTGCGCGGCGTCCGAAACCGGACCGACTACCGGCCGCTGGACGGATTCGTCTATGCGATCACCCCGTTCAACTTCACCGCGATCGCGGGCAACCTACCGACGGCACCCGCGCTGATGGGCAACACCGTTGTGTGGAAGCCCTCGCCCACGCAGACGTTCGCGGCTTCCCTGACCATGCAACTGTTGGAGGCCGCCGGACTGCCGCCCGGTGTGATCAACCTGCTCACTGGCGATGGGGTGGCGGTTTCCGAGGTGGCGCTGGCCGATCCGCGGCTGGCGGGCATCCACTTCACCGGGTCGACAAGGACGTTCCAGCACCTGTGGCGGGAGGTCGGCACCAACATCGACCGCTACCACGGCTATCCGCGACTCGTCGGCGAGACCGGCGGCAAGGACTTCGTCGTCGCGCATACCAGCGCGCGCCCCGACGTCCTGAGGACCGCGCTGATCCGCGGCGCCTTCGACTACCAGGGGCAGAAGTGCTCGGCGGCGTCGCGAGCGTTCATCCCGCGCTCGGTTTGGCAGCAGATGGGCGACGACTTCCTGTCGGCGACCGAAGAGCTGCGCTACGGTGACGTCGCCGACCTGTCGAATTTCGGCGGCGCGCTGATCGACGACCGAGCCTTCGCCAAGAACGTCAAGGCTATCGAGAGAGCGAAGAACGCCCACGTGACGATCGCCGTCGGAGGCGAATACGACGACAGCGAAGGCTATTTCGTGCGGCCGACCGTCCTGTTGTCCGACGACCCGACCGACGAGGCGTTCTGCACCGAGTACTTCGGGCCGATCCTCGCAGTCCACGTCTACCCCGACGACGACTACGACCGCATCCTCGACGTCGTCGAAACCGGCGTCAAGTACGCGCTGACCGGCGCCGTGATCGCCGATGACCGCGCTGCGGTGCTGCAGGCCCAACGGCGACTTCGCCACGCGGCGGGCAACTTCTACGTCAACGACAAGCCCACCGGCGCGGTCGTCGGGCAACAGCCGTTCGGCGGCTCGCGGGCCTCGGGCACCAACGACAAGGCCGGTTCGGCGCTGAACCTGCTGCGGTGGACCTCGGCGCGCTCGATCAAGGAGACCTTCGTGCCGCCCACCGATCACAACTATCCCCACATGGGGGTCTGA
- a CDS encoding proline dehydrogenase family protein, protein MRVFERVVRPAIMAAGRRDGLRRAAERLPLTRDVVHRFVPGETVPEVLDSVARLRDSNRLVSIDYLGEDVTDVDAASANVEAYLRLLDGLARRGERRPGVPPLEVSVKLSALGQALARDGEKIALENAHTICERAQRAGVWVTVDAEDHTTTDSTLSIVRDLRTEFGWLGTALQAYLKRTLADCEEFTASCARIRLCKGAYHEPASVAYRDRHDVTDSYLRCLRVLMAGDGYPMVASHDPAVIAAVPALVRENNRGRDDFEFQMLYGIRDAEQRRLADAGDHVRVYVPFGTQWYGYFVRRLAERPANLAFFVRALTERGSS, encoded by the coding sequence ATGCGCGTTTTCGAGCGCGTGGTGCGTCCGGCGATCATGGCCGCCGGTCGACGCGACGGTCTGCGCAGGGCCGCCGAACGGCTGCCCCTGACGCGCGACGTCGTGCACAGGTTCGTCCCGGGGGAAACGGTGCCTGAGGTGCTCGACTCCGTTGCGCGGCTGCGTGACTCGAACCGCCTGGTGTCGATCGATTACCTCGGTGAGGACGTCACCGACGTCGACGCGGCGAGCGCGAACGTCGAGGCGTATCTGAGGCTGCTCGACGGCCTCGCGCGGCGCGGGGAACGGCGACCGGGGGTGCCGCCGCTCGAGGTATCGGTGAAGCTGTCGGCGCTCGGGCAGGCGCTGGCCCGCGACGGGGAAAAGATCGCGCTGGAGAACGCCCACACCATCTGCGAGCGGGCACAGCGAGCCGGGGTATGGGTGACGGTCGACGCCGAAGACCACACCACCACCGACTCGACACTGTCGATCGTGCGCGATCTGCGCACCGAGTTCGGTTGGCTGGGAACGGCTCTGCAGGCCTACCTGAAGCGAACCCTGGCCGACTGTGAGGAGTTCACCGCGTCCTGCGCGCGGATTCGCCTGTGCAAAGGCGCTTACCACGAGCCGGCGTCAGTGGCCTACCGCGACCGCCACGACGTCACCGACTCGTACCTGCGCTGCCTGCGGGTGCTGATGGCCGGCGACGGCTATCCGATGGTCGCCTCCCACGATCCCGCCGTCATCGCCGCGGTTCCGGCACTGGTGCGTGAGAACAACCGCGGCCGTGACGATTTCGAATTCCAGATGCTGTACGGCATTCGCGACGCCGAGCAGCGCAGGCTCGCCGACGCGGGCGACCATGTGCGGGTTTACGTGCCGTTCGGCACCCAGTGGTACGGCTACTTCGTGCGTAGGCTCGCCGAACGTCCCGCCAACTTGGCGTTCTTCGTGCGGGCGCTGACCGAACGCGGGTCGAGCTAG
- a CDS encoding Rv2253 family sensor-like surface protein, with the protein MSARRLTSALFGMTCAAATSFSVLPSAVAANPAWNGRYEIVTYASDKMGSSIAAAQAEPDFSAQYVLVTDCSTGLCVATVVEGPAPSNPTIPQPVRYTWDGSRWQYAYNWQWECFRGDGAPSEYAPARSRVFYAPDIDGSLFGTWRTEILAGTCRGTVVMPVAARPV; encoded by the coding sequence ATGTCTGCCCGCCGTCTGACCAGCGCGCTGTTCGGCATGACTTGTGCTGCGGCGACGAGCTTTTCGGTGCTGCCGTCGGCCGTCGCAGCGAACCCGGCCTGGAATGGGCGCTATGAGATCGTCACCTACGCATCGGACAAAATGGGCAGCAGTATCGCCGCCGCTCAGGCCGAACCCGACTTCAGCGCGCAGTACGTTCTGGTGACCGACTGCTCGACGGGACTGTGCGTGGCCACCGTCGTGGAGGGACCGGCGCCCAGCAACCCGACCATCCCCCAACCGGTCCGCTACACCTGGGACGGCTCACGGTGGCAGTACGCGTACAACTGGCAGTGGGAATGCTTCCGCGGCGACGGCGCGCCCAGCGAGTACGCCCCAGCGCGGTCGCGAGTGTTCTACGCCCCCGACATCGACGGATCACTGTTCGGGACCTGGCGCACCGAGATTCTGGCCGGTACGTGCCGCGGGACCGTCGTGATGCCCGTCGCCGCCCGCCCCGTCTAG
- a CDS encoding nuclear transport factor 2 family protein gives MSDDDAIRELIVRWAEAVHTGDLDSVVADHDPDIVMFDVPPPHRGVRGIVEYRDSWPPFFEWQRQGAVFEIVELDLTVGNDVALAWALLRCGKPADLAADPESRLRLTIGLRKRDGRWVVTHEHHSFADTDP, from the coding sequence GTGAGTGACGACGACGCCATCCGCGAGCTCATCGTCCGGTGGGCGGAGGCGGTTCACACCGGTGACCTGGATTCCGTTGTGGCCGATCATGACCCGGACATCGTGATGTTCGACGTGCCACCGCCGCACCGCGGGGTGCGCGGTATCGTCGAGTACCGGGACTCTTGGCCGCCGTTCTTCGAATGGCAACGACAGGGCGCGGTGTTCGAGATCGTCGAACTCGACCTCACCGTGGGAAACGACGTCGCCCTCGCGTGGGCGCTGCTGCGCTGCGGCAAGCCCGCCGACCTGGCGGCCGACCCCGAGAGCCGGCTACGGCTGACCATCGGATTGCGCAAGCGCGACGGTCGCTGGGTCGTCACCCATGAGCACCACTCGTTCGCCGATACGGATCCGTGA
- a CDS encoding NUDIX domain-containing protein, with protein MTLREDDIRRPDGSDGIYAVVDKPTYALVIARDGDRFRLVEQFRYPLGMRRWEFPQGTAPERRHLEPTDLAARELREETGLRASQLTALGRLDVAPGMSSQRGWVFLATGITEGEHDREHEEQDMHSEWFSRAEVEQMMRDGVITDAQSIAAWALLLLSER; from the coding sequence ATGACGCTGCGTGAGGACGACATCCGCAGGCCCGACGGCAGCGACGGCATCTATGCGGTCGTCGACAAGCCGACGTACGCATTGGTGATCGCCCGGGACGGTGACCGGTTTCGGCTCGTCGAGCAGTTCCGCTACCCGCTGGGCATGCGGCGCTGGGAGTTCCCGCAGGGCACCGCGCCCGAGCGGCGGCACCTCGAGCCGACCGACCTGGCAGCACGCGAACTGCGCGAGGAGACCGGACTGCGGGCGTCGCAGCTGACCGCCCTTGGCCGGCTCGACGTGGCGCCCGGGATGAGCAGCCAACGCGGCTGGGTGTTTCTGGCGACGGGCATCACCGAGGGCGAACACGACCGCGAGCACGAGGAGCAGGACATGCACAGCGAATGGTTCAGCCGCGCCGAGGTGGAGCAGATGATGCGGGACGGCGTCATCACCGACGCCCAGTCGATCGCCGCGTGGGCGCTGCTGCTGCTCTCCGAGCGCTGA
- a CDS encoding acyl-CoA synthetase, which translates to MLLASLNPAAVAGGADIADAVRIDGAVLSRSDLVGAATSVAERVGGARRVAVLATPTVSTVLAVTGCLIAGVPVVPVPADVGAAERRHILTDSGAQAWLGDKPAETDGLQHVPVRLHARSWHRYAEPPADSTALIIYTSGTTGPPKGVVLSRRAIAADIDALAEAWQWTADDILVHGLPLYHVHGLVLGLLGSLRIGNRFVHTGKPSPQAYAAAGGSLYFGVPTVWSRVADDRASATALRSARLLVSGSAPLPVPVFDKVVELTGHRPVERYGSTESLITISTRADGERRPGWVGLPLTGVETRLVGEHGGAVPHDGETIGRLHVRGPTLFDGYLNRPDATAEAVDADGWYRTGDVAVVGPDGMHRIVGRESVDLIKTGGFRVGAGEIEAALLGHPGVREAAVVGVPDDDLGQRIVAFVVGDATAKALIDYVAQELSAHKRPREVRLVKELPRNAMGKVLKKELSG; encoded by the coding sequence ATGCTGCTGGCTTCGCTGAACCCCGCCGCGGTGGCGGGCGGCGCCGACATCGCAGACGCGGTCCGTATCGACGGGGCGGTGCTGAGCCGCAGCGATCTGGTCGGGGCCGCCACGTCTGTCGCCGAGCGGGTGGGGGGTGCGCGCAGGGTCGCGGTGCTGGCCACCCCGACCGTGTCGACCGTGCTGGCGGTGACCGGTTGCCTGATCGCCGGGGTGCCCGTCGTGCCGGTGCCCGCCGACGTCGGCGCCGCCGAACGCCGGCACATCCTGACCGACTCCGGCGCGCAGGCGTGGCTGGGGGACAAGCCGGCCGAGACCGACGGCCTGCAACACGTGCCGGTTCGGCTGCACGCCCGCTCGTGGCACCGCTACGCCGAACCGCCCGCCGACTCGACGGCGTTGATCATCTACACCTCGGGCACGACCGGCCCACCCAAGGGCGTCGTGCTGAGCCGCCGCGCCATCGCCGCCGACATCGACGCGCTTGCCGAGGCCTGGCAGTGGACGGCCGATGACATCCTGGTGCACGGCCTGCCGCTGTACCACGTGCACGGGCTGGTGCTGGGCCTGCTTGGCTCGCTGCGGATCGGGAATCGGTTCGTGCACACCGGAAAACCGAGCCCGCAGGCGTATGCGGCGGCCGGCGGCTCGTTGTACTTCGGCGTGCCGACCGTGTGGTCGAGGGTGGCCGACGACCGCGCGTCGGCCACGGCGCTGCGGTCGGCGCGGCTGCTGGTATCGGGCAGCGCGCCGCTGCCGGTACCGGTGTTCGACAAGGTGGTTGAGTTGACCGGACACCGGCCGGTCGAACGCTATGGCTCGACCGAGTCGCTGATCACGATCAGCACCCGGGCCGACGGTGAACGCAGGCCCGGTTGGGTGGGTCTACCGCTGACCGGTGTCGAGACGCGGCTGGTCGGCGAGCACGGTGGCGCTGTCCCGCACGACGGGGAAACCATTGGGCGCCTGCACGTTCGCGGTCCCACGCTGTTCGACGGTTACCTCAACCGCCCCGACGCCACCGCCGAGGCGGTCGACGCCGACGGCTGGTACCGCACCGGCGACGTCGCGGTCGTGGGGCCTGACGGGATGCACCGCATCGTCGGTCGCGAGTCCGTCGACCTGATCAAGACGGGCGGCTTTCGTGTCGGCGCCGGTGAGATCGAGGCCGCGCTGCTCGGACACCCCGGGGTGCGGGAAGCGGCCGTCGTCGGTGTTCCCGACGACGACCTGGGGCAGCGAATCGTTGCGTTCGTCGTGGGTGACGCCACCGCCAAGGCGCTCATCGACTATGTGGCGCAGGAACTTTCGGCGCACAAGCGTCCGCGCGAGGTGCGGCTGGTCAAGGAGCTGCCGCGCAACGCCATGGGGAAGGTGCTCAAGAAGGAGTTGTCAGGATGA
- a CDS encoding VOC family protein codes for MTLRFDEICIDSHDASALGRWWSQVLGWAHEIDDDGDVVLHAPPGAGPNWLFLAVPDDKVVKNRIHFDFRPDDQRAEVERVIGLGARRVDIGQGDESWVVLADPEGNEFCILAAP; via the coding sequence ATGACGCTCAGGTTCGACGAGATCTGCATCGACTCGCACGACGCGTCCGCGCTGGGGCGGTGGTGGTCGCAGGTACTCGGCTGGGCACACGAGATCGACGACGACGGCGACGTGGTGCTGCACGCGCCGCCCGGGGCGGGTCCGAACTGGTTGTTTCTGGCAGTGCCCGATGACAAGGTCGTCAAGAACCGGATCCACTTCGACTTCCGTCCCGACGATCAGCGCGCCGAGGTCGAGCGTGTCATCGGCCTAGGTGCTCGGCGCGTCGACATCGGTCAGGGCGACGAAAGCTGGGTCGTACTGGCCGATCCGGAAGGAAACGAATTCTGCATCCTCGCCGCCCCCTGA
- a CDS encoding M15 family metallopeptidase translates to MCTLALASVCAIAACSTPEPAPTPGPAVGQEPLSIGPAAQDTVGGWLPEGTTLSPFDVDDPIVGWLDPELLAAVQEAARRARAEGIEIRINSGWRSKGFQERLFADGVDRYGSVDVAREFVASPEKSKHVTGEAVDIAPVEADRWLIANGRKFGLCQIYANEIWHFELAAVDGRCPPLKPNAAAG, encoded by the coding sequence ATGTGCACGCTCGCGCTCGCTTCAGTGTGCGCAATTGCCGCGTGCAGCACACCCGAACCGGCGCCGACTCCAGGACCCGCCGTCGGTCAGGAACCGCTGAGCATCGGACCGGCCGCGCAGGACACCGTCGGCGGTTGGCTTCCCGAGGGCACGACGCTGAGCCCGTTTGACGTGGACGACCCGATCGTCGGCTGGCTGGACCCCGAACTGCTCGCGGCGGTCCAAGAGGCGGCCCGTCGGGCTCGAGCCGAGGGCATCGAGATCCGCATCAACTCGGGTTGGCGATCGAAGGGATTTCAGGAGCGGCTCTTCGCCGACGGTGTCGACCGATACGGAAGTGTGGACGTGGCAAGGGAATTCGTAGCATCCCCAGAGAAGTCGAAACACGTCACCGGCGAAGCCGTGGACATCGCGCCGGTCGAGGCCGACAGGTGGCTGATCGCCAACGGGCGCAAGTTCGGGCTCTGTCAGATCTATGCGAACGAGATATGGCACTTCGAACTGGCCGCTGTCGACGGGCGCTGTCCGCCGCTGAAGCCGAACGCGGCGGCGGGTTGA
- the dapD gene encoding 2,3,4,5-tetrahydropyridine-2,6-dicarboxylate N-succinyltransferase, whose translation MTSAAGIGLATIAAAGSVLDTWFPAPELGADGPSGTTRLSVAEVPPEFAELTGRDDDRGVHVVVVRTVIGSLEDKAADAYDAYLRLHLLSHRLVAPHGLNADGFFGVLTNVVWTNHGPCAVEGFESVRARLRKRGPVTVYGVDKFPRMVDYVLPAGVRVADADRVRLGAHLAAGTTVMHEGFVNFNAGTLGSSMVEGRISAGVVVGDGSDVGGGASIMGTLSGGGTEVISVGERCLLGANAGLGISLGDDCVVEAGLYVTAGTKVQTGDGQTVKARELSGANNLLFRRNSLSGAVEVVKRDGTGITLNEALHQN comes from the coding sequence GTGACTTCTGCTGCAGGTATCGGGCTGGCGACCATCGCCGCCGCCGGATCGGTCCTCGACACATGGTTTCCAGCACCCGAACTCGGCGCCGACGGCCCGTCGGGCACCACTCGCCTTTCGGTGGCTGAGGTCCCGCCCGAGTTCGCCGAGCTGACAGGTCGCGACGACGACCGCGGGGTCCACGTCGTGGTGGTCCGCACCGTCATCGGGTCGCTGGAGGACAAAGCGGCCGATGCCTATGACGCCTATCTGCGGCTGCACCTGCTGTCGCACCGGCTGGTGGCGCCGCACGGCCTGAACGCCGACGGTTTCTTCGGCGTGCTGACCAACGTGGTGTGGACCAACCACGGGCCGTGTGCGGTGGAGGGTTTCGAGAGCGTGCGGGCGCGACTGCGCAAGCGCGGGCCGGTGACGGTCTACGGCGTCGACAAGTTCCCTCGGATGGTCGACTACGTGTTGCCGGCTGGGGTGCGGGTGGCTGACGCCGACCGGGTGCGGCTCGGGGCCCACCTCGCGGCCGGCACCACGGTCATGCATGAGGGCTTCGTCAACTTCAACGCCGGCACGCTGGGCAGCTCGATGGTCGAGGGGCGGATCTCGGCGGGCGTCGTCGTCGGAGACGGGTCCGATGTCGGCGGCGGCGCGTCGATCATGGGCACGTTGTCCGGCGGTGGCACCGAGGTGATTTCCGTCGGCGAGCGCTGCTTGCTCGGAGCCAATGCGGGGCTCGGCATTTCGCTCGGTGACGACTGTGTGGTCGAGGCCGGTCTCTACGTCACGGCGGGCACCAAGGTGCAGACCGGCGACGGTCAGACGGTCAAGGCGCGGGAGTTGTCGGGCGCGAACAACCTGTTGTTCCGGCGTAATTCGCTGTCGGGCGCCGTCGAGGTGGTCAAGCGCGACGGCACCGGCATCACGCTGAACGAAGCACTACACCAGAACTGA
- the dapE gene encoding succinyl-diaminopimelate desuccinylase yields the protein MSLDLHGDPVALTAALVDIPSESRNEKRIADEVEAALREQTSLEVVRNADAVLARTNLGLPSRVLLAGHLDTVPAADNLPSRLVDGELHGCGTSDMKSGDAVFLHLAATVTAPTHDITLVMYDCEEIEASANGLGRIERELPEWLQADVAILGEPSGGYIEAGCQGTLRVVVNATGTRAHSARSWLGDNAIHKLGAVLDRLASYQARSVEIDGCTYREGLSAVRIDGGIAGNVIPDAASVTVNFRFAPNRSVADALQHVHEVFGGLDVQIELTDSAAGALPGLTRPAAAALVAAAGGQVRAKYGWTDVSRFAALGIPAVNYGPGDPNLAHRADERVEVEKITATTDMLRRYITA from the coding sequence GTGAGCCTCGACCTGCACGGTGACCCGGTCGCGTTGACCGCCGCCTTGGTGGACATCCCCAGCGAGTCGCGCAACGAGAAGCGCATCGCCGACGAGGTCGAGGCCGCGCTGCGTGAGCAGACCTCCCTTGAGGTCGTCCGCAACGCCGACGCCGTGCTGGCCCGCACGAACCTGGGCCTGCCGTCGCGGGTGTTGCTCGCCGGCCACCTCGACACGGTCCCTGCCGCCGACAACCTGCCGAGCCGCCTCGTCGACGGCGAACTGCACGGCTGCGGCACGTCGGACATGAAATCCGGCGACGCGGTGTTCCTGCATCTGGCCGCCACCGTGACGGCGCCGACCCACGACATCACGCTGGTGATGTATGACTGCGAGGAGATCGAGGCGTCCGCCAACGGCCTGGGCCGCATCGAGCGGGAACTGCCCGAATGGCTGCAGGCCGACGTCGCCATCCTCGGCGAGCCGTCCGGCGGCTACATCGAGGCCGGCTGCCAGGGCACACTGCGTGTGGTGGTCAACGCAACGGGCACCCGCGCCCACTCCGCGCGTTCCTGGTTGGGGGACAACGCGATTCACAAGCTCGGCGCTGTACTGGACCGGCTCGCGTCGTATCAGGCCCGCAGCGTGGAAATCGACGGCTGCACCTACCGCGAAGGGTTGTCGGCGGTGCGCATCGACGGCGGCATCGCGGGCAACGTGATCCCCGATGCCGCGTCCGTGACGGTCAACTTCCGGTTCGCTCCGAACCGCAGCGTCGCCGATGCGCTGCAACATGTGCACGAGGTGTTTGGCGGACTCGACGTGCAGATCGAGCTGACCGACTCGGCAGCCGGCGCGCTGCCCGGATTGACCAGGCCCGCTGCTGCCGCGCTGGTGGCCGCCGCCGGTGGCCAGGTGCGCGCGAAGTACGGGTGGACCGACGTGTCGCGGTTCGCCGCGCTCGGTATCCCGGCGGTCAACTACGGGCCGGGCGACCCGAACCTCGCGCACCGCGCCGACGAGCGTGTAGAGGTCGAGAAGATCACCGCGACGACCGACATGCTGCGCCGGTATATAACCGCTTGA